Below is a window of Malania oleifera isolate guangnan ecotype guangnan chromosome 1, ASM2987363v1, whole genome shotgun sequence DNA.
ACAGTTCATGATACTCTCAAAAATCTTAATAATCTTTTCAATACATCTAAATGGTCCTCGTTAGAAATTTGATTATAGCTACACAATTTACGTACTACATATGCTATATCAGGACAAGTGCATTCATTACATGCAACAAACTTTTGATTACATTTGTATATTCAAATTGTGATGCACTATCATCTATAGTTGTAAATTTGCATCAAATGCCTCGGAAACATGTTTCTAATTAAAGTGACCAAATTTCTTAAATAtcctctatatatatattgttctcaAGACAACATTGTCCCATTATTTTTTTCCAACGATTTTCACTCTCAATATAGAATTTGCCTCCCCAAGATTTCTTATGTCAAACGGCTATCCGAGCTCCACCACAATCATATACTATTTACATCACAAcccaataaaaagaagaagaaaaactatAAAATGCTTAGTTCTTAGAACCACATGAAATCAAATCATTTACACAATTTCAAAATGGGATAAATCCCTTCATATAGGTTAGGTTAAAATATAATTTGGGAAAACTCTGTTTTGGGTCTGGTTCTTAAGCTTTCACTGGAATTAGATTTTAGGCATTGTTCCTGTAGACCTCCTGCATAGCATACAACTTGTACCATTAAGTAATGTATTGTGTAATTTTTTTCTAATGTGCATATGATGTATATGATTGCGCTCAAATTATTTCAGTTCTCTTTCCCTctcaaaatatgataaaatattttaagCTCAATAGATTTCTTTACTATGCAAACCGATTTTATTAGAATATTTTTTCTCATATGAGATCATTTGCATCAAATTTAAAATAGCTATTAAACTAAAATTGCTTTAAGATACATAATAGCCACATTTATGACAGTTTAAAAACTCCCCCATTTTTCAGAAAATGACTCTTgtagttttttaaaattatcacAAAATCTTAtgagatttaattttattgataaaatcatgaAATAAACCTTCCATTAGCTAACCTcaagtttaataaaaaaaaaatcaaattttatccttaataaaatgataattttaccCTTCCACTCAATTGTTATAagataaataattaagaaaatgacattaatttaataaattaggtttgaaaagttgattagttagttacaatatattttaaaaattaaaattataagtgAATTGAACATCAAACGACTAGGTCAGGTCAATCAGTTAACATAAGAATgtcaatataattaaattattactttaaaaaattaaaaattatgaaaaataaataatacaaataatttagctataataatttttgttacaaaatatttgttatatgcatttcatgaaaattaaataactaaatatcttcaaaaaataaaatatagtttaaaaaattttctttggaTCAAACAGTTGTTCAAATTAtcgcttttatttatttatttgaatgcTAAATTTAATAACAACAcaacttgaataaaaaaaaaaaaatcaagtgaaTTGTCTCGAACAATTATTAACCAATTAATATAGatttgagttttatttatttatttaacacatATTTTGCCCAAAGAAGAACTAACATTCCatcttataattttaattttgtaaagaataattttttaaaattctagttTATCTTTTTCTAACATTATGTTTGATAAGTTACTtgaacttaaaaatattaaagtatgttttatttgttttattatgtgtttagtcattaattttttttatgaaaactacatctaataaatatttgtaatattaaaattACTAGGTATTTTTATTACTTgttagaaatttttatttttcatatattttttataaaaataaaaaaataatagactttttttttttttttttggttattttgatatcaattgattGATCTAAAGCAGTTGGACCAAATAGATTAGTTAATTTGACAATTTGATAAGGTCTTCGAGTTACTTGGGTGTCAAACATTATGTTGACTAAttatttcaatttaatttattaaaaccATGTTAGTCAACCATTATgtgtatgtgaaaaaaaaaaacttttagttaaatatttttaaaatgaccatatttaaaaatatttaactaaaagtatttttttttttttcacatatacataatggTTGACTAACATGGAAGattcattttatcaataaaattaaacttgaggaattctttaataattttttaaaatataaaaggtttgagtgttatttttagaAAACTCACGGAATGTTACTGAATTTTACCCTTTGAAATATACAAACTACAGAATTTATGATTACGAAGCTATAAAGTTCAAAGTACCCCAAAATCCATATGAATTAAATTACATCAAATACTGAGCATTGGATAAAAGCTATAAAACAACCCTAAGATTATATAAAAATATCGATTATATcctacaaaaaaattaaaatgaaaatagaaaaataaaatctgaaaatGCAAATGTTGTGACTCAATGAATATCCAACACCCACAAAAACAATGACCAAAGTTCTCTGAATATTGACCAATTACTTCATTTCTTCAGCTCAGAACTACAAATAAAGGAATTAAGCGCCTTATTAATGTCTCAAAAACTCGAATCTCATACCtagttaaaatatgaaaataaactTATGTCGCCGATTTAGTTGAGCCCAAAAATCATTCAACATCTAGGAAAAATATATGAAATCAAAATAATATTATTGccaacacaatatatatatataacaaacaGGCAAATTTCAAAAGAACTCATTGGTTTTAATTAAGAATCAAGGTCATAATCATCAGCACATAAATATTTGACAAAATTGATGTAGCGAGCAATAGATTGGTATACTTGGGACCAATGCCATAAATTTTCACAATCAAAAACATCCacccaaaattcagaattttaATGTAAAAATCTTCACTGAATTTTGGATATAAAATCTCACAAGActagaaaaatgggaaaatgggCAATGGGATTGGACATCAAAACTCATTATCAGAAGTGAACTTCCTCACTACATTATACAATCCAATTGCACCAAAAGCTCCTATCAAAACcagatttttcttttttatcttttttcgAACAAGAAGGCACAAAATCACATAATGGAACAATTGGGTTTTGCATAAGCTGTGACATCCGGTGCACCATACCAAGATAGCGGCTGCTGATGCtgatgctgctgctgctgctgcgggTAGTAATGGTAAGGCTTGTACTCACCATTTTCATAGGAATAATAACTACCGGCAGACCCATTCTGACCTTTGAAGCGAACCCATGAAACCTCCGCATGTTGCCCTGCTTGTGACAACACTGCAAGTAGGGTTTGTGGATTCACTTCCCCAGAAACTCTCACTGTCCCTTCTTCCGCATTTATGGTAAGAGCATACACTCCTACATACAAAAGCAATAGaactaaaaatttaaataaaactctcCAACATATTTTATATCACAGGATGTCCTCTAGGCATTCAATATGACAATCTCTTAAAACTCAACTTAGGCCTTGAGTTTTCAAACCAAGGAATCTTGGGTCCTTAAACCTGGTAGCCCAAGGAGTCTAAAAAACAAGCAACCTTTAAGGTTATAAACTCGAACCTTGACGTCCAACTAAGAAGAGATTCAGTCTATGAACTGAGCAACACTACATGGCATAAAACCCAAGAGCTGCTATACATGCTATGTATGTGTAGGGAGGGCCCTAAAAATTTAACTTGTGATAAttagggaaaaaaattaattaagaactGCATGCTGTTCAAAAATGCACTAAGGGTAATAATAAAATACCACGGACACTCTCCAAAACTTGCTTGATTTTATGTTTGCATTTCTCGCAGTACATGCTCACTTTCAGAAGACAATCCTGCAAAATACAGCacaagaaaatgagagagagagagagagagtgcaagGATAAAAGTTTAATGCAAGACCATTTCTGCAACTGTGTAGGGATCCATTCTGCGACAGGATAATgactagaaaatgatgagaatcacAGTTTGGTCGATGCTCCTAGTATATTGTTCAAATAAGAGATGGCGACTAAAGAGGATGGAGTACTCATAAccaatatttagtttattttggcAACAAATCCGTCATTAATATACATACGAATTTCCATACAGATTACAGAATCAATTATTTTAACTTAGGAAACCGTATATAACCAAATCTGGGATTAAGACGTATCAGAAAGGAAACAATTAGGGTGTAGGAGAAGCAATACAATAATAATTTTCCAAATTAACATTTTCTGGTTAGTATTTTTTAGAATTTCAACAagatttcctttcctttttttttttttcctccttttttAAGTCTGGTCTCCAATCCTAAATTTGCGGGCACTCTTTTTCTTACCTTAACGTTCAAAAAATTCCTACAAACATCCAACGATTTGTAGAGATTTTTACTAAGAGTGATTGGAATTTCAGTAATCAAACCAagagggataaaaaaaaaatggcaaaggCCTCCTCGAATTAGAGCTCCGCGGCTCATTTTGATAGGCAAGATTGGCTTCTTTGAATCACCAATTTCCCTTCTATCTCAAATCTCTAATAAATTCTCACTGTATTGTAAGCACTAAAGCATGCATTATGCTTAAAGCCTTTACGAAAGAAAATCCATCAAGCTTACAAAATCATACCATAGCCCTCAAAATCATTGATTTTTTTAGGAAGCATCAACTCTTAGAACTTCTCAAGTGTTAGCATTTAATGTatgtcaaaaataaaattaatagttcatttcttttatttttcaacataATCTGAACATTTCCCGACATGTTTATATGCAGCCTGACAAATTTTCATGCACCTTCTTTCTAGTTGgttagttatttttcatgaaataaatCCTACGGTACATTTATAGAAGTGCAGAGTCAAATTATTAAATATGAATGCAAACAATAAATGTAGATGAATTATTTGTAGGATGTGCATTAATGTGAATCTAATGCATATAATTCATCATAAGTTTACCCCAATGGTTACATTTAGAATGCTAAAAATCAATACtatctaaataatattttttaaattaattaattgacaATAGTTTCCCTCTTGTCACATcatccttttaaaataccttttaTTAGACGCATTCATATTGTGCCATATCCCTGCGTCACATAAACTTTTGTTCATTATGACCAATATTAGCTACAATTATTAGACTTCCGCAAGTCAAAAACTGAACTTTTGGACAATCAGAACCATCTATGTGCAATTGAACAGTTTGGGCAAAGCAATCAAGCAACTAGAATATACACTCAAATCACATTGTCTACTAAAAAATGCCAAAAACAGTGCATCTCAATTCTTAAATTGATAATGCTTTGCATGCAGAAAAATCCAATAATTTTATAGTTAGTGGTTGCATAGCAATAAAAGTTACTGGGGTTGTTAAACATGCACTCTTACCTTTTATCTTAGAGGGTATGTACTCTTCTGACAAAAAGGAAAGTGAGTGCACAGATAATGCTTCAATCTCAAATTTCACTCCACTTCGCAGCATAAACTCTAGTTCCAACCTGACATGGGAGAAAGCAAAACATCCTAAATTTGAATTGCACAGCAGGTCGAGAATAACAAAATAACAAGTATCACGGGATTTAACCTCCACTGTGGCACTTCTCGTTGCAGGTAGCATCTACGTAACAAAGATTCAGTTCTCTTTTTATCTGGCAATAAATTCATAATTCTCACAACACGAAAGTAGGTAACCTAAATGaaagttttttttaaataataataataataagccaaAAAACATTTCCCTCATATTATCACCTTCAGCTGTCAAGGGGAGGAGACACTGTTGTGGAAGATTGTATTTCTCAGAGTCGGAAGGAAATGCTCCAAGCCAGCATATCATTGGGATGCACAGAAATTTTGCATCATAGGCCATTTGCTGAAAAATGTTAGtcacacaacaaaaaaaaaaattgttgtaaaTTCTTAACGGCTGAAATCAGCAATATACAAATAATTGACTGGtgcagtatttctcaaacataaAATTTGCAGTCCCAGCAGGTAGTAGTATACATGTCATTTAGCTTACTTGAGTGGATCAATTAATTCTAGTCCAGAAGCCTAACCATAGAACCAAATCGGTAAGTTGTCAGGATGTCAAACCCATATGGGTCACAATCAACCAAGCAATAGGCAGGGAGGCACAACTTTTCAATGAGGAGCCGTAAAAAcctgaagaaaagaaaaatgaatataCTTATACACAGCCATATATATTAAACGAAAATAAATTAAAGGGGAAGCAAACATTTTGGTCCTAAATTCCTATTGGAAATAAAAGGAATACTGTTTACCTTCTTGTGGGAACATCTGGATAGCCTCTACCCTGTTAAAAGAAACACAGTTAAAAACTGGTTCTAAGGAGAGCTTGAACTAAGCACATACATACCGTAACAACAATGCAGCGATTTTTGGTGCAGAACTGATTGTTGGCTAATCTCTGGAAAACTGCAAGTTAAATATTCAAAGGCAACTGTTTTAGTCAATAAAAACACACTTGGGGATAAATATAATAATGAAGTGTCAGAGAGAATTTTTACCTGATTCCTTCTCTACAACCAGTATGTACTGGGCAACACTAGCAATGCCTACATGcaagaacaaagaaaaaattaatctCTGATTTCGTGTCTCTAGAACAAATGTTACATTTAGTCCCAAAATATGACAATAACCTCATAGAAGCATGCTCTTAAGCATGTAGCTACAGAGTCCAGACAGATTCAGTCAATGTTGCCCAGAACAACGTGGAACATCCCGGTTTCTGGGAACAGGATCACAGTACGGCACAAACTCTAAAATTTGAAATGTTAGGggtatatttatataaaaaatatattaaagaaaAACTTCAGATTGCCAGATTTAGCATTCTGGAGTGAAAATGTATCATGTTTTGGAATTGTTCATATTAATTTGTGGTTTGCTAGGGTATTGCCATTTTCTGGTAACTATGATTCAGTTCTGGAGTCCTAACGCAAACTTTTCTATACTTAAGAGAGGCCACACTTCAACTCGGAAAAAACAATTAGCAGCTGAATAAAATGGAACATGGGAAAACAAACAGTACCTGATCAAGGTTGGCATGAACAAACAAATCATGTCTCTTCATATGCTACAGCAAGtatcagaaaagaaaaatcagtCTCAGGTATATTTTTTCTGAGGACGAATCAAATGACAgttagaaaatgattttcaatgaagAGAAATCTTTCAATCTGCCAATTGAAAAAGAAGACAACGGGAGATTCTTCAAGATTGCAGAAGGGAGCAAAGGCCTATCATTCAATCTATGTGGACAAGACCACTATGGCTGATGCTTATGCTAAAGCTAAGAAGAGATCTTAATCGTAAGGCAGACAGTATGGAGAAGATGGGGTCATTAGATATACTTAATTTCTGGCATAGCTATGACGTGGGCATTTTCAGAAGACAGGTCATGAACACTGGAAGGTAATTTACTGCATCCTTGATTTCCCTTCCCTTCCATTCCCTCCTTTAAACTTCCAGAGTTTTAAGGAAATGACTGGATACATGGGAGGTACTTTGGAGTTGAGCCTTTTAGGATAGTAGGTCTGCAAATTTTATTGCAAGGTTTGGGAATGAGATTGAGGGTCCTGGAGTTGAGGTGCGAAGGCACCACATTTCAGCCCACATCTTCCTTGAAGCTTgaatttattttcatatcaatcTTTAGCATGCACCAAGGGCGAGAACATTTAAAATTGAGTAACATGGAAGACCACAAAAATTGCATGATTTCAAGTCCAAATCATTAAAACGTGGTTTTAAATAGCAGCAGCAGTGACACAAAGGATTTTTACATTCTTGATACCATTACACTCGCACTGCTAAATCGGTGGGAACAAAAATCACTGCCATATTGGCTGTTATGGATTGTTAGCATTATGCAACAGTCACTACAGGCCTATGGCCGTTATGGAACCAC
It encodes the following:
- the LOC131160380 gene encoding meiotic recombination protein SPO11-1 isoform X1, translating into MEEERSSTQPCDLLRKIREFTRFIVEDLSNGRSPLVFIDRFRNYCSDASGHCCCSSHLPKGKEILTLQTESHARRLDVLLRVLLIVQQLLQENRHGSKRDIYYMHPSVFAEQSVVDRAINDICILMQCSRHNLNVVSVGNGLVMGWLQFIEAGKKCNCINNPNTVHPVPVHVEEVKGIASVAQYILVVEKESVFQRLANNQFCTKNRCIVVTGRGYPDVPTRRFLRLLIEKLCLPAYCLVDCDPYGFDILTTYRFGSMQMAYDAKFLCIPMICWLGAFPSDSEKYNLPQQCLLPLTAEDKKRTESLLRRCYLQREVPQWRLELEFMLRSGVKFEIEALSVHSLSFLSEEYIPSKIKGLSSESEHVLREMQT